From Homo sapiens chromosome 6, GRCh38.p14 Primary Assembly, the proteins below share one genomic window:
- the PHF1 gene encoding PHD finger protein 1 isoform X9 gives MNLNAVCVAGALRKSGDYSFAGWMWPILSCITSVFAVRRNTLILIVRSSPSLLRIGTVCSWGSFQTPPKENVLPGSSLLLTATRTVSFQGERLRRGNVCLVSMLGCLPLWSPLLEMEHSPGQGPGGGVSRPLGKRRRPEPEPLRRRQKGKVEELGPPSAVRNQPEPQEQRERAHLQRALQASVSPPSPSPNQSYQGSSGYNFRPTDARCLPSSPIRMFASFHPSASTAGTSGDSGPPDRSPLELHIGFPTDIPKSAPHSMTASSSSVSSPSPGLPRRSAPPSPLCRSLSPGTGGGVRGGVGYLSRGDPVRVLARRVRPDGSVQYLVEWGGGGIF, from the exons ATGAATTTGAATGCTGTGTGTGTCGCGGGGGCCCTGAGAAAGTCCGGAGACTACAGCTTCGCTG GGTGGATGTGGCCCATCTTGTCCTGTATCACCTCAGTGTTTGCTGTAAGAAGAAATACTTTGATTTTGATCGTGAGATCCTCCCCTTCACTTCTGAGAATTGGGACAGTTTGCTCCTGGGGGAG CTTTCAGACACCCCCAAAGGAGAACGTTCTTCCAGGCTCCTCTCTGCTCTTAACAGCCACAAGGACCG TTTCATTTCAGGGAGAGAGATTAAGAAGAGGAAATGTTTGTTTGGTCTCCATGCTCGGATGCCTCCCCCTGTGGAGCCCCCTACTGGAGATGGAGCACTCACCAG GGCAGGGCCCTGGGGGAGGGGTCTCACGTCCCCTGGGGAAGCGCCGGAGGCCGGAGCCAGAGCCcctgaggaggaggcagaaggggAAAGTGGAGGAGCTGGGGCCACCCTCAGCAGTGCGCAATCAGCCCGAGCCCCAGGAGCAGAGGGAGCGGGCTCATCTGCAGAGGGCACTGCAG GCCTCAGTGTCTCCACCATCCCCCAGCCCTAACCAGAGTTACCAGGGCAGCAGCGGCTACAACTTCCGGCCCACAGATGCCCGCTGCCTGCCCAG CAGCCCCATCCGGATGTTTGCTTCCTTCCACCCTTCTGCCAGCACCGCAGGGACCTCTGGGGACAGTGGACCCCCAGACAG GTCACCCCTGGAACTTCACATTGGTTTCCCCACAGACATCCCTAAAAGTGCCCCCCACTCGATGACTGCCTCATCTTCCTCAGTTTCATCCCCATCCCCAGGTCTTCCTAGACGCTCAGCACCCCCTTCTCCCCTGTGCCGTAGTTTGTCTCCTGGGACTGGGGGAGGAGTCCGAGGTGGGGTTGGTTACCTGTCCCGAGGGGACCCTGTCCGGGTCCTTGCTCGGAGAGTACGGCCTGATGGCTCTGTGCAGTACCTGGttgagtggggaggagggggcatCTTCTGA
- the PHF1 gene encoding PHD finger protein 1 isoform a (isoform a is encoded by transcript variant 1): MAQPPRLSRSGASSLWDPASPAPTSGPRPRLWEGQDVLARWTDGLLYLGTIKKVDSAREVCLVQFEDDSQFLVLWKDISPAALPGEELLCCVCRSETVVPGNRLVSCEKCRHAYHQDCHVPRAPAPGEGEGTSWVCRQCVFAIATKRGGALKKGPYARAMLGMKLSLPYGLKGLDWDAGHLSNRQQSYCYCGGPGEWNLKMLQCRSCLQWFHEACTQCLSKPLLYGDRFYEFECCVCRGGPEKVRRLQLRWVDVAHLVLYHLSVCCKKKYFDFDREILPFTSENWDSLLLGELSDTPKGERSSRLLSALNSHKDRFISGREIKKRKCLFGLHARMPPPVEPPTGDGALTRAGPWGRGLTSPGEAPEAGARAPEEEAEGESGGAGATLSSAQSARAPGAEGAGSSAEGTAAAPSGCLLPSTLLPAPQGPLGTVDPQTGHPWNFTLVSPQTSLKVPPTR; encoded by the exons ATGGCGCAGCCCCCCCGGCTGAGCCGCTCTGGTGCCTCCTCACTTTGGGACCCAGCTTCTCCTGCTCCCACCTCTGGCCCCAGGCCTCGGCTTTGGGAGGGTCAAGATGTGCTGGCCAGATGGACTGATGGGCTGCTATACTTGGGTACCATCAAAAAG GTGGACAGTGCTAGGGAGGTGTGTCTGGTCCAGTTTGAGGATGATTCGCAGTTTCTGGTTCTATGGAAAGACATTAGCCCTG CTGCCCTCCCTGGAGAGGAACTCCTCTGTTGTGTCTGTCGCTCTGAGACTGTGGTCCCTGGGAACCGGCTGGTCAGCTGTGAGAAGTGTCGCCATG CTTATCACCAGGACTGCCATGTTCCCAGGGCTCCAGCccctggagagggagagggcacaTCCTGGGTATGCCGCCAGTGTGTCTTTGCGATCGCCACCAAG AGGGGAGGTGCCCTGAAGAAGGGCCCCTATGCCCGGGCCATGCTGGGTATGAAGCTTTCTCTGCCATATGGACTGAAGGGGCTGGACTGGGATGCTGGACATCTGAGCAACCGACAGCAGAGTTACTGTTACTGTGGTGGCCCTGGGGA GTGGAACCTGAAAATGCTGCAGTGCCGGAGCTGCCTGCAGTGGTTCCATGAGGCCTGCACCCAGTGTCTGAGCAAGCCCCTCCTCTATGGGGACAG GTTCTATGAATTTGAATGCTGTGTGTGTCGCGGGGGCCCTGAGAAAGTCCGGAGACTACAGCTTCGCTG GGTGGATGTGGCCCATCTTGTCCTGTATCACCTCAGTGTTTGCTGTAAGAAGAAATACTTTGATTTTGATCGTGAGATCCTCCCCTTCACTTCTGAGAATTGGGACAGTTTGCTCCTGGGGGAG CTTTCAGACACCCCCAAAGGAGAACGTTCTTCCAGGCTCCTCTCTGCTCTTAACAGCCACAAGGACCG TTTCATTTCAGGGAGAGAGATTAAGAAGAGGAAATGTTTGTTTGGTCTCCATGCTCGGATGCCTCCCCCTGTGGAGCCCCCTACTGGAGATGGAGCACTCACCAG GGCAGGGCCCTGGGGGAGGGGTCTCACGTCCCCTGGGGAAGCGCCGGAGGCCGGAGCCAGAGCCcctgaggaggaggcagaaggggAAAGTGGAGGAGCTGGGGCCACCCTCAGCAGTGCGCAATCAGCCCGAGCCCCAGGAGCAGAGGGAGCGGGCTCATCTGCAGAGGGCACTGCAG CAGCCCCATCCGGATGTTTGCTTCCTTCCACCCTTCTGCCAGCACCGCAGGGACCTCTGGGGACAGTGGACCCCCAGACAG GTCACCCCTGGAACTTCACATTGGTTTCCCCACAGACATCCCTAAAAGTGCCCCCCACTCGATGA
- the PHF1 gene encoding PHD finger protein 1 isoform X3, protein MGRGTRPEAGCREGGFPRAPRANLRSEEGAEGIPSPTGSDSSLPKPRRASLFFGALQACWRPPQDAMAQPPRLSRSGASSLWDPASPAPTSGPRPRLWEGQDVLARWTDGLLYLGTIKKVDSAREVCLVQFEDDSQFLVLWKDISPAALPGEELLCCVCRSETVVPGNRLVSCEKCRHAYHQDCHVPRAPAPGEGEGTSWVCRQCVFAIATKRGGALKKGPYARAMLGMKLSLPYGLKGLDWDAGHLSNRQQSYCYCGGPGEFYEFECCVCRGGPEKVRRLQLRWVDVAHLVLYHLSVCCKKKYFDFDREILPFTSENWDSLLLGELSDTPKGERSSRLLSALNSHKDRFISGREIKKRKCLFGLHARMPPPVEPPTGDGALTSFPSGQGPGGGVSRPLGKRRRPEPEPLRRRQKGKVEELGPPSAVRNQPEPQEQRERAHLQRALQASVSPPSPSPNQSYQGSSGYNFRPTDARCLPSSPIRMFASFHPSASTAGTSGDSGPPDRSPLELHIGFPTDIPKSAPHSMTASSSSVSSPSPGLPRRSAPPSPLCRSLSPGTGGGVRGGVGYLSRGDPVRVLARRVRPDGSVQYLVEWGGGGIF, encoded by the exons ATGGGGCGGGGGACCAGGCCGGAGGCGGGCTGCCGGGAGGGGGGATTCCCTCGTGCCCCAAGGGCGAATCTCAGGTCGGAGGAAGGGGCTGAGGGGATTCCCTCTCCCACCGGGTCCGACTCTTCGCTCCCCAAGCCGCGGAGGGCCAGCCTCTTCTTCGGCGCCCTCCAGGCCTGTTGGAG GCCCCCCCAGGATGCAATGGCGCAGCCCCCCCGGCTGAGCCGCTCTGGTGCCTCCTCACTTTGGGACCCAGCTTCTCCTGCTCCCACCTCTGGCCCCAGGCCTCGGCTTTGGGAGGGTCAAGATGTGCTGGCCAGATGGACTGATGGGCTGCTATACTTGGGTACCATCAAAAAG GTGGACAGTGCTAGGGAGGTGTGTCTGGTCCAGTTTGAGGATGATTCGCAGTTTCTGGTTCTATGGAAAGACATTAGCCCTG CTGCCCTCCCTGGAGAGGAACTCCTCTGTTGTGTCTGTCGCTCTGAGACTGTGGTCCCTGGGAACCGGCTGGTCAGCTGTGAGAAGTGTCGCCATG CTTATCACCAGGACTGCCATGTTCCCAGGGCTCCAGCccctggagagggagagggcacaTCCTGGGTATGCCGCCAGTGTGTCTTTGCGATCGCCACCAAG AGGGGAGGTGCCCTGAAGAAGGGCCCCTATGCCCGGGCCATGCTGGGTATGAAGCTTTCTCTGCCATATGGACTGAAGGGGCTGGACTGGGATGCTGGACATCTGAGCAACCGACAGCAGAGTTACTGTTACTGTGGTGGCCCTGGGGA GTTCTATGAATTTGAATGCTGTGTGTGTCGCGGGGGCCCTGAGAAAGTCCGGAGACTACAGCTTCGCTG GGTGGATGTGGCCCATCTTGTCCTGTATCACCTCAGTGTTTGCTGTAAGAAGAAATACTTTGATTTTGATCGTGAGATCCTCCCCTTCACTTCTGAGAATTGGGACAGTTTGCTCCTGGGGGAG CTTTCAGACACCCCCAAAGGAGAACGTTCTTCCAGGCTCCTCTCTGCTCTTAACAGCCACAAGGACCG TTTCATTTCAGGGAGAGAGATTAAGAAGAGGAAATGTTTGTTTGGTCTCCATGCTCGGATGCCTCCCCCTGTGGAGCCCCCTACTGGAGATGGAGCACTCACCAG CTTCCCTTCAGGGCAGGGCCCTGGGGGAGGGGTCTCACGTCCCCTGGGGAAGCGCCGGAGGCCGGAGCCAGAGCCcctgaggaggaggcagaaggggAAAGTGGAGGAGCTGGGGCCACCCTCAGCAGTGCGCAATCAGCCCGAGCCCCAGGAGCAGAGGGAGCGGGCTCATCTGCAGAGGGCACTGCAG GCCTCAGTGTCTCCACCATCCCCCAGCCCTAACCAGAGTTACCAGGGCAGCAGCGGCTACAACTTCCGGCCCACAGATGCCCGCTGCCTGCCCAG CAGCCCCATCCGGATGTTTGCTTCCTTCCACCCTTCTGCCAGCACCGCAGGGACCTCTGGGGACAGTGGACCCCCAGACAG GTCACCCCTGGAACTTCACATTGGTTTCCCCACAGACATCCCTAAAAGTGCCCCCCACTCGATGACTGCCTCATCTTCCTCAGTTTCATCCCCATCCCCAGGTCTTCCTAGACGCTCAGCACCCCCTTCTCCCCTGTGCCGTAGTTTGTCTCCTGGGACTGGGGGAGGAGTCCGAGGTGGGGTTGGTTACCTGTCCCGAGGGGACCCTGTCCGGGTCCTTGCTCGGAGAGTACGGCCTGATGGCTCTGTGCAGTACCTGGttgagtggggaggagggggcatCTTCTGA
- the PHF1 gene encoding PHD finger protein 1 isoform X6, whose protein sequence is MAQPPRLSRSGASSLWDPASPAPTSGPRPRLWEGQDVLARWTDGLLYLGTIKKVDSAREVCLVQFEDDSQFLVLWKDISPAALPGEELLCCVCRSETVVPGNRLVSCEKCRHAYHQDCHVPRAPAPGEGEGTSWVCRQCVFAIATKRGGALKKGPYARAMLGMKLSLPYGLKGLDWDAGHLSNRQQSYCYCGGPGEWNLKMLQCRSCLQWFHEACTQCLSKPLLYGDRFYEFECCVCRGGPEKVRRLQLRWVDVAHLVLYHLSVCCKKKYFDFDREILPFTSENWDSLLLGELSDTPKGERSSRLLSALNSHKDRFISGREIKKRKCLFGLHARMPPPVEPPTGDGALTSFPSGQGPGGGVSRPLGKRRRPEPEPLRRRQKGKVEELGPPSAVRNQPEPQEQRERAHLQRALQASVSPPSPSPNQSYQGSSGYNFRPTDARCLPSSPIRMFASFHPSASTAGTSGDSGPPDRSPLELHIGFPTDIPKSAPHSMTASSSSVSSPSPGLPRRSAPPSPLCRSLSPGTGGGVRGGVGYLSRGDPVRVLARRVRPDGSVQYLVEWGGGGIF, encoded by the exons ATGGCGCAGCCCCCCCGGCTGAGCCGCTCTGGTGCCTCCTCACTTTGGGACCCAGCTTCTCCTGCTCCCACCTCTGGCCCCAGGCCTCGGCTTTGGGAGGGTCAAGATGTGCTGGCCAGATGGACTGATGGGCTGCTATACTTGGGTACCATCAAAAAG GTGGACAGTGCTAGGGAGGTGTGTCTGGTCCAGTTTGAGGATGATTCGCAGTTTCTGGTTCTATGGAAAGACATTAGCCCTG CTGCCCTCCCTGGAGAGGAACTCCTCTGTTGTGTCTGTCGCTCTGAGACTGTGGTCCCTGGGAACCGGCTGGTCAGCTGTGAGAAGTGTCGCCATG CTTATCACCAGGACTGCCATGTTCCCAGGGCTCCAGCccctggagagggagagggcacaTCCTGGGTATGCCGCCAGTGTGTCTTTGCGATCGCCACCAAG AGGGGAGGTGCCCTGAAGAAGGGCCCCTATGCCCGGGCCATGCTGGGTATGAAGCTTTCTCTGCCATATGGACTGAAGGGGCTGGACTGGGATGCTGGACATCTGAGCAACCGACAGCAGAGTTACTGTTACTGTGGTGGCCCTGGGGA GTGGAACCTGAAAATGCTGCAGTGCCGGAGCTGCCTGCAGTGGTTCCATGAGGCCTGCACCCAGTGTCTGAGCAAGCCCCTCCTCTATGGGGACAG GTTCTATGAATTTGAATGCTGTGTGTGTCGCGGGGGCCCTGAGAAAGTCCGGAGACTACAGCTTCGCTG GGTGGATGTGGCCCATCTTGTCCTGTATCACCTCAGTGTTTGCTGTAAGAAGAAATACTTTGATTTTGATCGTGAGATCCTCCCCTTCACTTCTGAGAATTGGGACAGTTTGCTCCTGGGGGAG CTTTCAGACACCCCCAAAGGAGAACGTTCTTCCAGGCTCCTCTCTGCTCTTAACAGCCACAAGGACCG TTTCATTTCAGGGAGAGAGATTAAGAAGAGGAAATGTTTGTTTGGTCTCCATGCTCGGATGCCTCCCCCTGTGGAGCCCCCTACTGGAGATGGAGCACTCACCAG CTTCCCTTCAGGGCAGGGCCCTGGGGGAGGGGTCTCACGTCCCCTGGGGAAGCGCCGGAGGCCGGAGCCAGAGCCcctgaggaggaggcagaaggggAAAGTGGAGGAGCTGGGGCCACCCTCAGCAGTGCGCAATCAGCCCGAGCCCCAGGAGCAGAGGGAGCGGGCTCATCTGCAGAGGGCACTGCAG GCCTCAGTGTCTCCACCATCCCCCAGCCCTAACCAGAGTTACCAGGGCAGCAGCGGCTACAACTTCCGGCCCACAGATGCCCGCTGCCTGCCCAG CAGCCCCATCCGGATGTTTGCTTCCTTCCACCCTTCTGCCAGCACCGCAGGGACCTCTGGGGACAGTGGACCCCCAGACAG GTCACCCCTGGAACTTCACATTGGTTTCCCCACAGACATCCCTAAAAGTGCCCCCCACTCGATGACTGCCTCATCTTCCTCAGTTTCATCCCCATCCCCAGGTCTTCCTAGACGCTCAGCACCCCCTTCTCCCCTGTGCCGTAGTTTGTCTCCTGGGACTGGGGGAGGAGTCCGAGGTGGGGTTGGTTACCTGTCCCGAGGGGACCCTGTCCGGGTCCTTGCTCGGAGAGTACGGCCTGATGGCTCTGTGCAGTACCTGGttgagtggggaggagggggcatCTTCTGA